A genomic window from Blattabacterium cuenoti includes:
- a CDS encoding type III pantothenate kinase, producing MLLVINIGNSNIRFGLFKNNYINYKCNFSWTIDSHINKSLYESILLKKYKKYGIIYQLIKNIVIGSVVPNLTKIIKKYVYKIHKIKPIIVDRYSDSVIKHSSHELGTDLYANAIAAYTLYKNKNTYLVIDFGTALSFTCIDQYGTIKGVIIAPGINTSLSQLIGNTALLSKIKLKKPPNILGKYTENCIQSGIIYGYLSMIEGIIYRINKELKTKCFVIATGGMSHIYTPLTKKIHLKDKLHTIKGLRILFHWNT from the coding sequence ATGTTATTAGTTATTAATATTGGAAATTCTAATATTCGTTTTGGTTTATTTAAAAATAATTATATTAATTATAAATGTAATTTTTCATGGACTATTGATAGTCATATAAATAAATCATTGTATGAATCTATTTTATTAAAAAAATATAAAAAATATGGAATTATTTATCAATTAATTAAAAATATAGTAATTGGATCTGTAGTTCCAAATCTTACAAAGATTATAAAAAAATATGTATATAAAATTCATAAAATAAAACCAATAATAGTAGATAGATATTCTGATTCTGTAATTAAACATTCTTCTCATGAATTAGGAACTGATTTATATGCTAATGCTATAGCTGCATATACTTTATATAAAAATAAAAATACTTATCTAGTCATAGATTTTGGAACAGCTTTAAGTTTTACTTGTATAGATCAATATGGGACTATTAAAGGTGTTATTATTGCTCCAGGAATTAATACTTCTTTATCACAATTAATTGGAAATACAGCTTTACTTTCAAAAATAAAATTAAAAAAACCACCGAATATATTAGGTAAATATACGGAAAATTGTATACAAAGTGGAATAATTTATGGATATTTAAGTATGATAGAAGGGATAATTTATAGAATCAATAAAGAATTAAAAACTAAATGTTTTGTTATTGCAACTGGAGGAATGTCTCATATTTATACACCTTTAACTAAAAAAATTCATTTAAAAGATAAATTACATACTATCAAAGGTTTGAGAATTTTATTTCATTGGAATACTTAA
- a CDS encoding alpha/beta fold hydrolase has protein sequence MYLSLDKNNIYYQIKGKGIPLVFLHGFMENLEIWKNINNFFSKKYQIISIDFPGHGKSFLKKNKKIFTMEKIADYIDLILKKENIKKAIFIGHSMGGYISLALLEKNPKLFLGLCLLHSTAESDNVERKNLRIRSIKLFKNNYSLFINNSINRLFYPKKLIFFKKEIFLLKKMALSTSMNSIIPFLRGMSIRNDRRFLLKTTNFPKLYITGLYDVILPANKLRKEVEIGYKICLKEIPTGHIGFIEQPNKVIDILKKFIQKIK, from the coding sequence ATGTATCTATCTTTAGATAAAAATAATATTTATTATCAAATAAAAGGAAAAGGGATTCCTCTTGTTTTTTTACATGGATTTATGGAAAATTTAGAAATTTGGAAAAATATTAATAATTTTTTTTCAAAAAAATATCAAATAATTTCTATTGATTTTCCTGGTCATGGAAAAAGCTTTTTAAAAAAAAATAAAAAAATTTTTACTATGGAAAAAATAGCAGATTATATAGATCTTATTTTAAAAAAAGAAAATATAAAAAAAGCTATTTTCATAGGACATTCTATGGGAGGATATATTTCTTTAGCTCTTTTAGAAAAAAATCCTAAATTATTTTTAGGATTATGTTTACTTCATTCTACAGCAGAATCAGATAATGTAGAAAGAAAAAATTTACGAATTAGATCTATAAAATTATTTAAAAATAATTATTCATTATTTATTAATAATAGTATTAATAGATTATTTTATCCTAAAAAATTAATTTTTTTTAAAAAAGAAATTTTTTTATTAAAAAAAATGGCTTTATCAACTTCTATGAATTCTATTATTCCTTTTTTACGAGGAATGTCCATTCGCAATGATCGAAGATTTTTATTAAAAACAACTAATTTTCCAAAATTATATATAACTGGGTTGTATGATGTAATACTTCCTGCAAATAAACTTAGAAAAGAAGTAGAAATAGGATATAAAATTTGTTTAAAAGAAATTCCTACAGGTCATATAGGATTTATTGAACAACCTAATAAGGTTATTGATATTTTAAAAAAATTTATTCAAAAAATTAAATAA
- the greA gene encoding transcription elongation factor GreA, whose product MTKFEYLTKEGLKKLQKKIEKLENIERPKMSMQIAEARDKGDISENAEYDAIKEAQGFLEMNIAKLKRKLYNARIIDESKINKDRVSILSTVKVKNLTYGGEQRYTLVPEGEADLKLGKISINTPISIGLLGKKIGDIAHIKLPNNMILNYKILEII is encoded by the coding sequence ATGACAAAATTTGAATATCTTACTAAAGAAGGTTTAAAAAAACTACAAAAAAAAATAGAAAAATTAGAAAATATTGAACGTCCAAAAATGTCTATGCAAATAGCTGAAGCTAGAGATAAAGGAGATATTTCAGAAAATGCTGAATATGATGCGATCAAAGAAGCACAAGGTTTTTTAGAAATGAATATAGCAAAATTAAAAAGAAAATTATATAATGCAAGAATTATTGATGAATCCAAAATTAATAAAGATCGAGTTTCTATTTTATCTACAGTAAAAGTAAAAAATTTAACATATGGAGGAGAACAAAGATATACCTTAGTACCAGAAGGAGAAGCTGATTTAAAATTAGGTAAAATATCTATCAATACTCCTATTTCTATTGGATTACTAGGAAAAAAAATAGGAGATATTGCTCATATTAAATTACCTAATAATATGATATTAAATTATAAAATATTAGAAATAATATAA
- a CDS encoding DUF4290 domain-containing protein, translating into MEYNTNRFKLVIPEYGRNIHKMIAYAIKIKNRKKRNRCALSIIKLMTDSNLRFNKAFPYFQHKLWNQLLIMSRYQLDIDTPFPKYHPDKFKTSFYKAVYPEYLTNFRYYGKIIRNMIHVAIHCKNEQKKEGLLYAIANTMKKNYLRWNKNLVEDNVIFQDLKKLSKGKICLMNNMDPLLQCSYLLYKHKYKKKKKK; encoded by the coding sequence ATGGAATATAATACTAATCGTTTTAAATTGGTTATCCCAGAATATGGTAGAAATATTCATAAAATGATTGCTTATGCAATTAAAATAAAAAACAGAAAAAAACGTAATCGTTGTGCATTGAGTATCATTAAATTAATGACAGATTCTAATCTAAGATTTAATAAAGCATTTCCTTATTTTCAACATAAATTATGGAACCAATTATTAATTATGTCTAGATATCAATTAGATATTGATACACCTTTTCCTAAATATCATCCAGATAAATTCAAAACTTCTTTTTATAAAGCTGTATATCCTGAATATTTAACTAATTTTAGATATTATGGTAAAATTATAAGAAATATGATCCATGTTGCTATTCATTGTAAAAATGAACAAAAAAAAGAAGGATTATTATATGCTATAGCAAATACTATGAAAAAAAATTATTTAAGATGGAATAAAAATTTAGTAGAAGATAATGTAATTTTTCAAGATTTAAAAAAACTTTCAAAAGGAAAAATATGTTTAATGAATAATATGGATCCATTATTACAATGTTCTTATCTCCTTTATAAACATAAATATAAAAAAAAAAAAAAAAAATGA
- a CDS encoding 5-formyltetrahydrofolate cyclo-ligase: MNKKELRKKYLFYRKSLSKKEILEKSYKIFFQIKKIFLWDKTYYHIFLPIRKYNEINTFILINFLLKKKKCITIPYSNFHKLSIDNCFFDKKTPLLKNKYGIFEPIKKKIVSPKLIEVIFIPLLIFDLQGYRIGYGKGFYDRFILLCKKNVIKIGLSFFDPIQNINNIHKNDLILDIGITINNNFFFKKI, translated from the coding sequence ATGAATAAAAAAGAATTACGTAAAAAATATCTTTTTTACAGAAAGTCTTTATCTAAAAAAGAAATACTTGAAAAAAGTTATAAAATTTTTTTTCAAATAAAAAAAATTTTTTTATGGGATAAAACTTATTATCATATTTTTTTACCTATACGAAAATATAATGAAATTAATACCTTTATTTTAATCAATTTTCTTTTGAAAAAAAAAAAGTGTATTACAATTCCTTATTCTAATTTTCATAAATTATCCATAGATAATTGTTTTTTTGATAAAAAAACCCCTTTATTAAAAAATAAATATGGAATATTTGAACCTATTAAAAAAAAAATTGTTTCTCCAAAATTGATTGAAGTTATATTTATTCCTTTATTAATTTTTGATTTACAAGGATATCGTATTGGTTATGGAAAAGGTTTTTATGATAGATTTATTTTATTATGTAAAAAAAATGTTATTAAAATAGGATTAAGTTTTTTTGATCCTATACAAAATATTAATAATATACATAAAAATGATCTTATTTTAGATATCGGAATTACTATTAATAATAATTTTTTCTTTAAAAAAATTTAA
- a CDS encoding HIT family protein, which translates to MNKKNNNIFTKIINNEILSYKIAENKNHLAFLDIYPIKIGHTLVIPKKNIDKIFSLTEKEFLSFMSFTRKIALVLEKVIPCNRIGVFVLGFEIPHVHIHLIPMDQENDVNFSKKRMIFSKKKLVILSKKIKKYIT; encoded by the coding sequence ATGAATAAAAAAAATAATAATATTTTTACAAAAATTATTAATAATGAAATTCTTTCTTATAAAATAGCAGAAAATAAAAATCATTTAGCTTTTTTAGATATTTATCCAATAAAAATTGGACATACTTTAGTAATTCCAAAAAAAAATATAGACAAAATATTTTCTCTTACAGAGAAAGAATTTTTATCTTTTATGTCTTTTACTAGAAAAATAGCTTTAGTACTTGAAAAAGTGATACCTTGTAATCGTATAGGAGTATTTGTTTTGGGATTTGAAATTCCTCATGTTCATATACATTTAATTCCTATGGATCAAGAAAATGATGTAAATTTTTCTAAAAAAAGAATGATTTTTTCTAAAAAAAAATTAGTAATTTTATCTAAAAAAATTAAAAAATATATTACTTAA
- the murA gene encoding UDP-N-acetylglucosamine 1-carboxyvinyltransferase: MATFKIKGGISLKGEIQPQGAKNEALQVLCATLLTEEKLRIKNIPNIGDVQCLINILKYLGVKVIKNNIGDYTFQAKEINLKYLNTKKFHRYGKLIRGSIMIIGPLLTRFKKVNMPIPGGDKIGRRRLDVHLKGFKLLGSNIDYSNHHQSFLFSTSSLIGNYILLEEASITGTANIIMASTLAKGITTIYNAACEPYIQQLCKLLIKMGAKIKGIGSNLIKIIGIKKLGGCTHTILPDMIEIGSWIGLAAITHSELKIKNVSWKNLGIIPNTFKMMGIKLEKINDDIYIPYQKSYKIQKLLNNAILTLSDAPWPGLTPDLLSILTVVATQAKGCVLIHQKMFESRLFFVDKLIEMGAQIILCDPHRATIIGLNHQYPLKGSILNSPDIRAGISLLIAALSAKGTSIIKNIEQIDRGYENIDQRLRILGAQIIRIE, translated from the coding sequence ATGGCTACTTTTAAAATAAAAGGAGGAATTTCATTAAAAGGAGAAATTCAACCACAAGGAGCTAAAAATGAAGCTTTACAAGTTTTATGTGCAACTTTATTAACTGAAGAAAAATTAAGAATAAAAAATATCCCTAATATAGGAGATGTACAATGTTTAATTAACATATTAAAATATTTAGGAGTAAAAGTTATAAAAAATAATATTGGAGATTATACTTTTCAAGCTAAAGAAATTAATTTAAAATATTTAAATACAAAAAAATTTCATAGATATGGAAAATTGATTAGAGGATCTATTATGATTATTGGTCCATTATTAACTAGATTTAAAAAAGTAAATATGCCTATTCCTGGAGGAGATAAAATTGGACGTAGACGTTTGGATGTCCATTTAAAAGGGTTTAAATTATTAGGAAGTAATATAGATTATTCTAATCATCATCAATCTTTTTTATTTTCAACTTCTTCTTTAATAGGTAATTATATTCTTTTAGAGGAAGCTTCTATTACAGGTACTGCTAATATTATTATGGCTTCTACTTTAGCAAAAGGAATAACTACTATTTATAATGCAGCATGTGAACCTTATATACAACAATTATGTAAATTGTTAATAAAAATGGGAGCTAAAATTAAAGGTATTGGTTCTAATTTAATTAAAATTATTGGAATTAAAAAATTAGGTGGATGTACTCATACAATTTTACCTGATATGATAGAAATAGGAAGTTGGATAGGATTAGCTGCAATTACTCATTCTGAATTGAAAATTAAAAATGTAAGTTGGAAAAATTTAGGAATTATTCCTAATACATTTAAAATGATGGGAATAAAATTAGAAAAAATTAATGATGATATTTATATTCCATATCAAAAATCATATAAAATTCAAAAATTATTAAATAACGCTATATTAACTTTATCTGATGCTCCATGGCCAGGATTAACTCCAGATTTACTAAGTATTTTAACTGTAGTAGCTACACAAGCTAAAGGATGTGTTTTAATTCATCAAAAAATGTTCGAAAGTAGATTATTTTTTGTAGATAAATTAATTGAAATGGGAGCACAAATCATATTATGTGATCCTCATAGAGCTACTATTATAGGTTTAAATCATCAATATCCTTTAAAAGGATCTATATTAAATTCTCCAGATATAAGAGCAGGAATATCTCTTCTTATAGCAGCACTTTCTGCTAAAGGAACAAGTATTATAAAAAATATAGAACAAATAGATAGAGGATATGAAAATATAGATCAAAGATTACGAATTTTAGGAGCTCAAATTATCCGTATAGAATAA
- a CDS encoding cation diffusion facilitator family transporter yields MDKKKKLNFFLQKLICIVSIILFFIKLFTWYITSSISIFSDAMESISNIISSVIGLYSLYISSLPKDKNHPYGHGKIEFISTAIEGVLISIVSFLIFIKIFIRIKYHNIFLSRLDYGIFFMFFTAIINYFLGFFACKIGNKNRVLTLIASGKHLKIDTYSTFGIIIGLLLLNITKCIWIDPIISIIFSFIILYTGFQLLRNAIAGIMDESDKNLLQDLSFYINEQRNIHWIDLHHLKIIKYGSSLHIDCHLTVPWFFNIKEANKEVYNLTKLTNKFVHKVELSVHVDACTENHCKLCCNFTCKMRKNLFQKKVFWTLEKTSF; encoded by the coding sequence ATGGATAAAAAAAAAAAATTAAATTTTTTTTTACAAAAATTAATTTGCATTGTATCTATAATTTTATTTTTTATTAAATTATTTACTTGGTATATAACTTCTTCTATTTCTATATTTAGTGATGCAATGGAAAGTATCAGTAATATTATTAGTAGTGTCATAGGCTTATACAGTCTCTATATATCTTCTTTACCAAAAGATAAAAATCATCCATATGGTCATGGAAAAATAGAATTTATATCAACAGCTATAGAAGGGGTTTTAATATCTATTGTAAGTTTTTTAATTTTTATAAAAATTTTTATACGTATTAAATATCATAATATTTTTTTATCTAGATTAGATTATGGAATATTTTTTATGTTTTTTACTGCTATTATCAATTATTTTTTAGGTTTTTTTGCTTGTAAAATAGGAAATAAAAATAGAGTATTAACGTTAATAGCTAGTGGTAAACATCTAAAAATAGATACTTATTCTACTTTTGGAATAATAATAGGATTATTATTATTAAACATAACAAAATGTATATGGATAGATCCTATAATATCTATTATTTTTTCATTTATAATTTTATATACTGGTTTTCAATTATTAAGAAATGCAATAGCTGGAATTATGGATGAATCTGATAAAAATCTTTTGCAAGATTTATCTTTTTATATTAATGAACAAAGAAATATTCATTGGATTGATCTTCATCATTTAAAAATTATTAAATATGGAAGCTCTTTACATATTGATTGTCATTTAACAGTTCCATGGTTTTTTAATATAAAAGAAGCTAATAAAGAAGTTTATAATTTAACAAAATTAACAAATAAATTTGTACATAAAGTAGAATTATCCGTCCATGTAGACGCTTGTACAGAGAATCATTGTAAATTATGTTGCAATTTTACATGTAAAATGAGAAAAAATTTATTCCAAAAAAAAGTTTTTTGGACATTAGAAAAAACCTCCTTTTAA